A segment of the Lactobacillus sp. ESL0700 genome:
CTTGTTCTCAGTATTAGTCAATTCTTCTTGCAATTTCAGGAAGTTTTGGTTGGCCTTTAAGTCAGGGTAGTTTTCCTGTAAAGCAAAAATTGACTTCAAGGCATCAGAAATTTGGTTAGAAACCTTTAAAGTTTGGGTCCGGTCATCTTGAGGGATGTTAGTTAATTGGTTGCGCAATTCCACAACGTTTTCTAAAGTTTCCTTTTCATGTTTAGCGTAGCCTTTGGTGGTTTCAACTAAGTTAGGAATTAGGTCGTTACGCCGCTTCAATTGCACATCGATTTGGCTCCAAGATTCGTCAGTGTATACCTTGGCTTTTTGTAGGCCGTTATAAATAGCAATATAAATTCCGATTAATAAGACAACGATAATTAAAATTATCCAAGTTAATGATGACATAGGTTGAACCTCCTTATATATACTGTTTAATTATAACTGATTATTTATTTTTTGGATACAAAAAAAGGATGCTGCACGACATCCTGATTCAGATAAGTAAAGTATGTTAAACGAGCAATAGCAGCCAGCCAATGATTGTTAGAATTAGCAAGCCGATAAATTGCATAACTGTCCATTTTTTGAAGAATTCGTTTCTTGAGACAGTTCCATTTTGAATGAAAGTCTTAAGCACCAACATATTGGCCATTGAGCCGATAGGTGAGCCAAAACCACCGATATTTGTGCCTAAGAACAGTGCCTTGGCGTATGGCGTAAACTTACCAACAAGGATTGTGGCCGGCACGTTGCTAATGATTTGGCTGGATAAAATCGATGTAAAGTAAGTTGAGCTTTCTGAATTAATCATTGTGTGAATAATCGTAACAATGATTGGAATCTGCTGAATATCGCTGATAAAGATAAAGAAGCAGGTAAAAGTCAGCAGCAGTGCGAAATCAACCTTAAGTAAAATTCGTGGATTGATTAAAAAGGCAAGAATGATTGCAGCTAGCATTGGCCACGCAACGTTGACCACTTTGAAGACACCCAAAAAGAAGAAGGCGAACACAACGGTCGTAATTACAGTTGGTCGAACGCTGATATTGATTTGTTTTGTTTCTTGAACTGGAATTTGCTTGCGTGGAATAAAGTGAAAAATGATAAATGTAATCACTAATGAGCTGAGCAAGTATGGCAATGACCATGAGAAGAAGGTCAGAGCGTTAACCGAATATTTGCTAACAAGAAAGATATTGTGCGGATTGCCCCAAGGCGTAAATGCGGCCCCGATGTTGGCGCCCATTCCAATCAACGTCACCGGCAGAATCTGCGGTAAGTTGTATCTTTTAGCAATGTTTAAGTAAAGCGGAATTAGTGTTAATGCTGTTATATCATTGCCCAGAAACATTCCGGCAATAATTGCTAAAAGAGTGAACAAAATATTCAGTTTGCGCGTGTTGTCGGCGATACTGGTTAATTTGTACGCGAGTACGTCAAGGACGTGCAAGTACGCGTAGATTTGGATGATAATTAGCATCGCGGCGACTGAAAATATTGTATGTAAATTAATATCCCCAAGCCGCGGTCTAGCAAAAAAAAGACTTACAATGGTGACTACAGCAGTAATCTGCAAGATTCTATCACTAAAAATTTTTCTTAAGACGGTCATAAAATGTCCCCTTTCGCAAGTTATAATCATCTATAGTTGTTACTTCTATTTTGAGCTTTTTTTTCGTTGTGTGCAATGATAAATTTTTGACTATGAAAATGTCAATTTACTAGGCAGGAATTTTGCTTTCTTTTATGCACACAAGCTATACTTTAGTAAGTAGGATAAATAAGGGGGATTTACAATGAATAATGCCGAAACAATTGAAATGAATATCAAGCCTGAAGCTGCTGCAAGAATTAAGAGTCATGTTAAGGAAGGCCAAGTTGTCTTATTGGCGCTAAATGATGGTTCTAATCAGTATTCTAAAGTCGGTGGTACCTGTACTATTGGGGCTAATTTTCAATTTGTAATTTTGGATCAAAAAGACCCTGAATTTTCAATTATCATCAATAATAATGTTGGATTAAATTTGTTTACGAGTCCTGCAGAAATGCAATATTTGGATAACAGTTTAGTTGTATCTGAGAAGAATGCCACATTGAGCTTGGCTGATGATAGCGGCGTGATTGATGGTGCGGTTTCAATTAATGAATTTCAACCTTCCGATATAACGGCTAAAGATTTGCAGGAAGGCAAAACTTGCTAGTAAATTTGAATAATTAAGTAAGGTGTCCTTGAAATATGGGGCGCTTTTTTGATTTAAGCAGGACTAAAACTTGTGTTTTAAAGCAAAAATATAATTTGATCAAGGCAAAAGGATTTTAAATTCTTTTGCCTTTTTTATTATTTGACCGCTTGGTAACAATCATTCACCATTTTCTTAATTTAGCTTTTAAATTTTATAATTATATTTTAATATTAAATAAGTAAGTTTATTTGAAAGTGCAGGTCTAATAATGAATCCAGAGCCGACAATTACTAATTATGAATCTAATCTCCAGATTGTTAAAGACTTTAGCAGTAACTTAATTGGTACCTTGAGTGGTGACATGTTTTCTTTTGGCATGGGACTGATGCTGTTAAACCAAACAGGTTCAGCAGTTAGCTTTGGTGTGTCTACTATTGTTGGGCCGATAGTTAGTCTGCTCCTATTTGTGCCCTTAGGTAATGTGGTTGATCGGTATCCACATAAATAAATTCTTGTTATTAGTGATCTAATAAGAATTATGGGTTTAATAATATTTGCGTGGTTACTGCCTAATTTTGCAGGACTGAATAAATTAATTCCGGTGGTTTTATTTACGATTATTGATTGCGTCTGTAGTGATTTTAGTTCAACTGCTTATTCGGCTTCAATTCACGAACTAGTTAATGAAGCCAAAATTCAAAAATTGAGCTCGTTAACTTCGACGGCAAGTGCGATTTCATCAATCTTTTCACCATTATTAGGCGTTGGCTTGTATGCAGCGGCAGGTTTTGAAGTTTTTATCTTTTTTGAAATTGCATCATCGATTATTTCGTTTTTAATCATGTTAAGCATGAAATTTCACTATCAAGAGCCGCAAAGAGAAGTGGCTAATCTTAGTTATAGCGGGCAGCTAGAACTATTTAAAGAAGGAATAGCCTACATTAAGAAGCAGCCAATTGTTAAAGGCTCGATCTTAGTTGGCACTGTCTTGAATGCCGCGTTTGCTAGTCTCGCAATTGGGATGCCCTATGTTATCAATACCACGCTTCATTTGGGCAATACTCCTGTTGGCTATTTGGAAATGGGCTCATCAATCGGCGTTTTAGTGGGCAGTGTGCTAATGAGCCTGACAAATAGCGAAAAGAATGCCAGATTAAAATTGATGGGGCCAATACTGATTGAATGTTTGCTGTTATCTGGACTGGGACTAGTTTTCGCCGTTTGTCATCAGGCACAAACATTGACCGTGTATGGCACAATTATCATGGCACTTTTAGGCTGCTTAATTATTATTCCTGAAATTGTTATGCAAGTGGAAATTCAAAAACGGATTCCTACAGAATATTTGGGTCGTGTAAGTACAACGATGAGCACAATTAATAACTCGGTATCGCCTATTGCCACGCTATTTTTTACGGCGCTATTTCAGAATATTCGGCAAAGCTATTTGATTTTTATTGTTACGGGAATAGTTACCTTAATTTATATGCTGGCGATTTTACCTAAAATTATGCAGTACTTTAAAGAAGAAGGAATTGAATAAGGCGGCGTTAGTCAATTGCTAGTCTTGAATCTTGGGGCTTTTCATGGTAAACTAAATAAGATTTTCGAAAATCTGAAAGGAAGTATAGTACTATGCGTAAAGGTGAAAATTACAACACTGGTTGTGAACCAAACCAAAGACCTAAGAACAAGAAGAACGGCAAGAAGCGTGTTGCTCACGTTGCAGCAGTTGTTGCTTTCTTGAACAAGGCCAAAGCAGACGAAAACAAATAGTCTGATAATAACAAAATAAAAAGGTAGATTACGACTTGTAATCTACCTTTTTTTCTTACTGTAAATTGAGTAAAATTGGAGTAGTAACATTAAATTAAAGGAGAATGGCAACGTGAAATTTCAGTGCAGTAGCTGCGGCTTACGCATCAATTCGGTACATTTTAAAAAGCAGGGGTTGATGAATCCTAAATTAACGAGTATCTGTGATATTTGTCTGCAAAGAGGGCAAGACGCCAATGACTTTGCTAATTCGGCAGTGCAGATTTTTGCTCAAGGGCTGCTCTACACGTTTGAGGGGCGAGATACTGAAACTGCTGTTGATTTTTTAGTTGCTAAAAAGGAAAACCGCAAGCGTTATGAAGCCTTTATTCAGGATTATGACGGCAATAGCTTGGCCCAGCAACAATTGTCCCGTCATGATTTTAATGCCGCCATTATTGCCAGTGAAACTGGTGAAAATAGCTTTGTGCCGCGGATGGATTTAACTTTTGCAGAGAACCTAGAAGAATTGGGCTTGAAGGTTGATTTTCAATTAAATGAAGTTGACTACATTGACCGCGAACGGATTCGGGCCAAGTATCACTACCGCTGTCAGTATTGTGGTCGGCGCGGGCGCAGTGTTGACCACAAAAATCCGGTGTCACTCTCACATAATAATGACTTGGATAATTTGATATTGTCGTGTAAAGAGTGTAATCGCATCAAGTCTAACATGCCGTTTGAATTGTTTATGCAGCTAAACAAGCAAATTCCTCATGTTAATCAAAAACTAGTTAAGTACGAAGACGCACTAGCAACCTTGAAGGGTGAATTTGAAGAACGAAGACGTAAATTGGCGGCAACAATGCATCTTAAGGGTGTCGTTAATGACCCAGAACTCAATGAAATGCGCAAGCAAAATAAGAAGCTACAAGATGCCATTGATAGTTTAGAGAGTGATTATCATGACTTGCGTAATTTACGCGAGCAGCATTTTGTTACTGGGTGGAAACTAGTTGAGGAACAGAAAAAAGCAGATATTATTTAGTAAAGTTACGCCTGTTAACTGGTAGAATATTTGTAATTGTAGGTAAAAGAGGCAATGATAATGAAGCTAAAAAATAAAAAATTAGGACTTTGTTTGGTAGCAATATTAGGTCTGTTGGGGTTAGAAAATAATTCGCATGTTTATGCAGCTGAAACTACCCCAGCACCTGCTAATTCATGGGCCTGGGATAATGCCATGTGGACAGGCACGGATGGTGATTGCACTTGGAGTTATGATATTGTTTCTAAAACTTTAACAATTAGAGCGGGGCAAAATGGCGCCCAGCTTTCAAGTGCACCTCTTGCACAAAAGATATCAGGAATCAGAGATGTGAAGCATCTTGTATTTGCAGGGCCAGTTAAGTTGGCGATTAATTCGGGAAATAAATTTAGCGGCTTAGCTATGCTGCAAACAATTACGGGTCTGAATCAGGTTGATACCAGTCAAGTAGTTAATATGTCCGGAATGTTTGCCAAAGATCAGAATTTGCAAAGTCTAGATTTAAGTAGTTGGGATACAGGGCATGCAGTTAACATGTCCGAAATGTTTGCTCAAGATTCAAGTCTGGCTAATCTGAACTTGGCAAATATTAAGACAGATCAGGTAACAAACATGTCTAGTATGTTTAGTGGCGATAGCAAATTAGCGCGACTAGATCTAAGTCATTTTGATACCAAGCGTGTAACTAATATGCAGATGATGTTCGCGGGAATAGGCGTGGCAGATCTGAATTTTAGTAATCTAGATACCAGTAATGTTACTAGCATGGCCGGAATGTTTGAGAATGCTAAGGTAACGACGATCAATCTGTCTGGCCTTAATACCAGTCACGTGACAGATATGTCTAACATGTTTAGTGGCGATCATAATTTGGCTAGACTTAATGTGTCTAATTTGGACACCAGTCACGTGACGAATATGGCTAATATGTTTAATGGTGATGGTCAATTGGCACAAATTGATTTGGCGCAATTCAATACCAGTAATGTTACAAACATGTCCAGCATGTTTGCGGGAGTTAAGCCTTCAGAAATAAATTTGAGTAATTTAAATACTAGTCACGTTGTTAATATGAGTAATATGTTCAATAAAGCAACAATTACTAAGCTAGACCTAACACCTTTGAACACCAATAACGTTACTAACATGTCAGGAATGTTTGAGAATGCGAATATTGCCCAGTTAAATTTAGCACACTCTGATATTGGTCACGTTCTTGATATGTCGAGAATGTTTGAAAGCGCAAAGATTGCCAATTTAGACTTAACACAATTAAATACCAGCCATGTTACAAATATGTCTGGCATGTTTGCTAATTTTGCCAATTTGGATCAGTTAGATTTTAGTCAATTAGATACTAGTAATGTCACTAGCATGGCAGGGATGTTTGCTGAAAATAAAAATATTACAAGTTTGGACTTAAGTCATTTAAACACCAGTCATGTGGTTGGAATGAATAGCATGTTTAATAATGACGTTAAGTTAAAGCGACTTAATTTACATCATTGGAATACTAAAAACGTTACGTCCACTGAAAACATGTTCACTAATTGTGGCAGTTTAACTAAGCTAGATCTTAGTGATTTTCGTTTACCTAAAGTGAACGTCACTGCGGGGATGTTTCAATATGATTATAAATTGAAGCAGGTAGATTTAAGCCATTTTAATCGGAATAATAATAGTATATTGACTAATGCGGGTTCTACTGCTAGATTTGCAGTAAAGCTGGGAAATTATCAGCTGCAAAAATATTCGGGATTTGGTCAAGGATACAAGACTATCCAAGCTGTTGGTAAGGGGACAATAGCTCATCCCCGGGGTAAAAAATACACAGTTAAACAGATATTGCGATTATATCGTAAGTCTAACAAGCATCGACCAGTAGAAACATATGTGATGAAAAAGGGGCCTAAACACAAAGCACCTAAAAATATTTCACTGGTTGCAAGTCATAATTAAGATAGATAAAAAACACTAGTAATCTCGATGATTACTAGTGTTTTGTTTTTTAACTCCATGGTTCAAAGTATAATTCACTTAATTGGTCTTCGGTTGTTTTAAGCAGCCAAGTTGCTTCTTTGACTTCACCAAGGCTAGCTGTAGTTGATCTAATAACACTTGCGGCAATTGTTAGAGCATTATCGTAATTTTGCCTTAAAATCGCATCAGTATACGTGTCTGCTAAATTTTGCTGGCCCTTTGCAAATAGTTGCCGGAGCTCTTGTTTATTTGCATCTGTGGCAACGACATTATCAGCCTGAGCATCCTTAGCACTATTGAGGCTTGTTAGCTTAACACCACCAGTAATTTTGATGTCGCTTGCTTTGACAAAACTATTACTGTAATCAGGAACTGTGTCATCTGCAGTTTGCTCTGAATCTGAGTCTGAGTGCAGTATGTGGTAGAACAATTCGGCTTGATGATCGCGTTCTACCCAAAGATAAAGTTTAGCGTCAACTGTGGGCTCATTATTATCTTTAATTGTCAGAGTTTGAGCTGTCGACCCATCTACTTTGTAAGTTGTGATTTGATTACCATTGACCGGCTTGAAATAAGTATAGGCCATGTCATTGTAATCAGTGATCGGCAGGTCGTTTCTAATTTTGATGTATCCTTCGTCAATATATTCCTTAGGATAGTTGTGCAAATGATAAATATAGCCATCAAAATCTTCTGACCAAGGGGCGACTGCCATGTCAATTTTGACTTTCTGGCCCTTAACTAATTTATGATCTGTTAGGCCGTTAGAAATGGTTTGGGTACGGCTGCTTTTGGTGACAGTGGCATAGGTTACACCATTAAGGCGGGCAATTTCACCATTAATAGTACCAATGTTTTGTGCATTGATGTAAAGGTGATTCTTTAGAGCGTAATAGTCATGACCTTTAATTCTTTTGGTTGGCAGATAAGCATATTTATTAGTGCTAGTATAATAAAAATATTTAGGACAAGTATTCTTCTTTTTCACCTTGCCAGCATAACTGACAATTGAGTCAGCAGCTAATTCCTTTTTAGTTTTATGACCATTTTTAGTGTAGAGCCTTGATTTATGATTCAGAGTTAGCTTACCTTTTTTAATGTTTTTACCGTTCAGGGTAAGAACATTAGCTGCCTTAATATAGGCGTTCTTGGCAATCTCGTAATATTTTTGGCCCTTAATGGTAATCGTTTTGCCAGTAAAAGAAGTTATTGGCGTAGTATCGTTGCCGTCGATATAGTTATAGCCATTCACGTCAGTATCGGTAAACAGATGCTGGGCGATTTGGTTATAGTAACGGTAGCGTTTGCCGCTCTTTTTATAAATGTAGGGACTACCAATAAAACCCAATTTGTTTTTTTCTGTATGTGCGGCACTAGTGACTTGTGTTGGCACGATCGTAATTATTGGACTAATGCAAAGTAAAGCGGTCAGTACTATGGTTAATTTTTTGATTAATTTCATTATTATGCCTCAAGGATTATCTTTGGATAGAGTTTTTAATTAGTTTTCCTTTGCCGACGATGTAATAAGACTTACCTCTGACTTGAATGGAATCACCGTATGTGTGGTAGGGCGTGTGTGCCTTAATCTGGCCCACTCGTTTACCATGATAATTATAAACGGGAATGGCCTTATCTTGCCATTCGGTTTCTAAACCAGTAACGTTGCGAACAGGAACGTAGAGTTTTTTTCCAATTAAATAAAAGAAGCGGCCTGCTGCAATGTGAATGTTGTTGTCTTCAGCGATTTTGTGAATTTTAACGCGGGAACCGGCTTTTAAAATTAACCCGTTTGTGCGATGCCCCTTTTCATCGTAGAGATATGTGCTGTGCATCACGCGCTTGTAAGATTTAGTAATTTTAATTTGCTTAGTAACCTTTTTAAGAGGAGTAACAGGCAAAAAGTGGTTATCATCAAGCTCATAGTAATTATGGCCATTGATCTTTTTCGTCTGAAGTACATTAGCAATCGAGCCCTTTTTAAGCTGCAAATCGTTAATTTGTCTGCCTTTTTTATCGTAAAGGTAGCTGTCGCGATGCAGCTTAACTTGTTTTGTGCCGGCAATGTTAACAGTAACGCTAACAGACTTGGTTGTCCCATCTGGCAAAGTTACTGTTATGGTGCCTTGACTTAAGCCGTTATATAAAGTGGAGGGCTTTCGAGACCATGATAATTCTGTACCGTTCGGCATTGATTGCCAGTTAGCGATGCTTAATTTGGCATATGTGGTGTCGCCAGTTAAGTTTGTATTTGTAGGAATAGTAACTTCCTGACCTGGCTTTTGCGCCACGGGATTGGCAGCACTGATTTCGTCAGCAATACTTAATTCATCAGCAGCCGTGATTTGTTGAGTAGATTGATAGCCAATGATTATTAAGGCTAGTCCAGCAATAATTTTTGCTGAAAAATGATAATTTCTCTTTTTCATAATTTATCCTCATATTTTAATTTTGATTATAGTTAGCATAATTCTTTGATGAGGCATTGTAAAGAAGCTAAATAGGGCGATAATTATTGCAGTTAAAAAGAACCGACTTGTTAGTAAGTTGGTTCTTTTGATGATTATTTTTAATTATTTTGGAAGTTACGTAAGAACTTCACTGTTTTTTCGTTTTGTGGATGGTTTAGTAATTGGTCAGGGCTGCCTTGCTCGGTAATTACGCCATCACTGATGAAGAAGACTTGATCGGAAACGTCGCGGGCAAATGCCATTTCGTGAGTAACAATAATCATTGTTAATCCGGTAGTGGCTAAGTCCTTCATAACGCTAAGTACTTCGCCGACCATTTCTGGATCAAGGGCACTAGTTGGCTCATCGAATAATAAAATCTCTGGGTCCATTGAAATCGCACGGGCGATTGCGACCCGTTGTTGCTGCCCACCAGATAATTGCTTAGGACGAGCGTTGATGTATTCTGCCATGCCGACTTTTTTAAGGTTGCTGATGGCAACTTTGCGCGCTTCTTCTTTGGAACGCTTCAAGACCAGCTCTTGACCAACCATACAGTTGGCTAGGACGTCTTTGTTTTCAAATAAGTCAAATTGTTGGAAAACCATGCCGACTTTAGCCCGGTAGATATTCCGGTTGTAGCCGGGTGCTAGAACATTTTTGCCGTGGAAGTCAATCTCACCAGCTGAAGGTTCTTCCAGCATGTTGATGCAGCGCAAGGTGGTTGATTTACCACCACCAGAGGGACCAATAATTGTAGCGATTTCACCTTTATTGATATTAAAAGAAATATCCTTTAATACTTGGTGATTACCAAAAGACTTTTGAATGTGCTTTAAACTTAAAATCGTATCGCTTGTTTGCGTCATTATTTGTTAACCTCCGTCTTTTCAGTTGGGCCGACTTGAACTTGATTGGCCATCAAATTATAGTTTTTACTACCTTCCAGGTGCTTTTCAATTAAGTTGAAAATTCTAGTAATTGTAAAGGTCAGAACTAGGTAGATTACAGAAATTGTTAGGTAAGTTGGGAAGAACTTAAACGTTTGACTAGCAATCGTGGTCCCAACGAAGAACAATTCAGAAACAGAAATGATACTTAAAACTGAAGTATCCTTGATGTTAACGATAAATTCGTTAGTGATTGATGGCAGACAGTTTCTAATAGCTTGCGGCAAGATAATGTGCCACATTCTTTGATTATGGGTCATCCCCAGTGCACTTGCAGCTTCAAATTGTCCTTCTGGCGTTGAGATAATCCCGCCGCGGATGATTTCGGCTAAGTATGCACCAGTATTAATGGAAACAATGACTAATGCGGCTGCAGTTCTGTCGATGTTAAGGTGCCAGAATTGCGCGATACCGTAGTAGATTACGGCTGCTTGAACCATCATTGGTGTGCCCCGGAAGATTTCGATATAAACCGATAACAGCCAGTCGATGAACTTCAAGCCCCAACGCTTACCGCGAGTAGTTGGGGTAGGGATTGTCCGAATGATACCAACAACTAAACCGATGAAGAATCCGGCAATGGTACCAACTGATGCTAATAACAGCGTCATCCCGATACCACTAATAATCATGCCGCCGTATTGCTTCCACATGGAAACAAACCAGTTCTCTGGTTTTCCTGTTTTACTCTTAGAATTATCGGTCTTTGGTTGTTGCTTAACAGCAGTGTTCATTAACTTAACTCGTTGAGCATTAGAAATTGTTGCT
Coding sequences within it:
- a CDS encoding LemA family protein; translation: MSSLTWIILIIVVLLIGIYIAIYNGLQKAKVYTDESWSQIDVQLKRRNDLIPNLVETTKGYAKHEKETLENVVELRNQLTNIPQDDRTQTLKVSNQISDALKSIFALQENYPDLKANQNFLKLQEELTNTENKIAYSRQLYNSSAALYDQKLLTFPSNIIASIHGFKKVDYLQASEAEKEAPKVKF
- a CDS encoding SLC13 family permease, translated to MTVLRKIFSDRILQITAVVTIVSLFFARPRLGDINLHTIFSVAAMLIIIQIYAYLHVLDVLAYKLTSIADNTRKLNILFTLLAIIAGMFLGNDITALTLIPLYLNIAKRYNLPQILPVTLIGMGANIGAAFTPWGNPHNIFLVSKYSVNALTFFSWSLPYLLSSLVITFIIFHFIPRKQIPVQETKQINISVRPTVITTVVFAFFFLGVFKVVNVAWPMLAAIILAFLINPRILLKVDFALLLTFTCFFIFISDIQQIPIIVTIIHTMINSESSTYFTSILSSQIISNVPATILVGKFTPYAKALFLGTNIGGFGSPIGSMANMLVLKTFIQNGTVSRNEFFKKWTVMQFIGLLILTIIGWLLLLV
- a CDS encoding iron-sulfur cluster biosynthesis family protein, which encodes MNNAETIEMNIKPEAAARIKSHVKEGQVVLLALNDGSNQYSKVGGTCTIGANFQFVILDQKDPEFSIIINNNVGLNLFTSPAEMQYLDNSLVVSEKNATLSLADDSGVIDGAVSINEFQPSDITAKDLQEGKTC
- a CDS encoding MFS transporter, coding for MGLIIFAWLLPNFAGLNKLIPVVLFTIIDCVCSDFSSTAYSASIHELVNEAKIQKLSSLTSTASAISSIFSPLLGVGLYAAAGFEVFIFFEIASSIISFLIMLSMKFHYQEPQREVANLSYSGQLELFKEGIAYIKKQPIVKGSILVGTVLNAAFASLAIGMPYVINTTLHLGNTPVGYLEMGSSIGVLVGSVLMSLTNSEKNARLKLMGPILIECLLLSGLGLVFAVCHQAQTLTVYGTIIMALLGCLIIIPEIVMQVEIQKRIPTEYLGRVSTTMSTINNSVSPIATLFFTALFQNIRQSYLIFIVTGIVTLIYMLAILPKIMQYFKEEGIE
- a CDS encoding HNH endonuclease signature motif containing protein; the protein is MKFQCSSCGLRINSVHFKKQGLMNPKLTSICDICLQRGQDANDFANSAVQIFAQGLLYTFEGRDTETAVDFLVAKKENRKRYEAFIQDYDGNSLAQQQLSRHDFNAAIIASETGENSFVPRMDLTFAENLEELGLKVDFQLNEVDYIDRERIRAKYHYRCQYCGRRGRSVDHKNPVSLSHNNDLDNLILSCKECNRIKSNMPFELFMQLNKQIPHVNQKLVKYEDALATLKGEFEERRRKLAATMHLKGVVNDPELNEMRKQNKKLQDAIDSLESDYHDLRNLREQHFVTGWKLVEEQKKADII
- a CDS encoding BspA family leucine-rich repeat surface protein, coding for MKLKNKKLGLCLVAILGLLGLENNSHVYAAETTPAPANSWAWDNAMWTGTDGDCTWSYDIVSKTLTIRAGQNGAQLSSAPLAQKISGIRDVKHLVFAGPVKLAINSGNKFSGLAMLQTITGLNQVDTSQVVNMSGMFAKDQNLQSLDLSSWDTGHAVNMSEMFAQDSSLANLNLANIKTDQVTNMSSMFSGDSKLARLDLSHFDTKRVTNMQMMFAGIGVADLNFSNLDTSNVTSMAGMFENAKVTTINLSGLNTSHVTDMSNMFSGDHNLARLNVSNLDTSHVTNMANMFNGDGQLAQIDLAQFNTSNVTNMSSMFAGVKPSEINLSNLNTSHVVNMSNMFNKATITKLDLTPLNTNNVTNMSGMFENANIAQLNLAHSDIGHVLDMSRMFESAKIANLDLTQLNTSHVTNMSGMFANFANLDQLDFSQLDTSNVTSMAGMFAENKNITSLDLSHLNTSHVVGMNSMFNNDVKLKRLNLHHWNTKNVTSTENMFTNCGSLTKLDLSDFRLPKVNVTAGMFQYDYKLKQVDLSHFNRNNNSILTNAGSTARFAVKLGNYQLQKYSGFGQGYKTIQAVGKGTIAHPRGKKYTVKQILRLYRKSNKHRPVETYVMKKGPKHKAPKNISLVASHN
- a CDS encoding SLAP domain-containing protein; the protein is MKLIKKLTIVLTALLCISPIITIVPTQVTSAAHTEKNKLGFIGSPYIYKKSGKRYRYYNQIAQHLFTDTDVNGYNYIDGNDTTPITSFTGKTITIKGQKYYEIAKNAYIKAANVLTLNGKNIKKGKLTLNHKSRLYTKNGHKTKKELAADSIVSYAGKVKKKNTCPKYFYYTSTNKYAYLPTKRIKGHDYYALKNHLYINAQNIGTINGEIARLNGVTYATVTKSSRTQTISNGLTDHKLVKGQKVKIDMAVAPWSEDFDGYIYHLHNYPKEYIDEGYIKIRNDLPITDYNDMAYTYFKPVNGNQITTYKVDGSTAQTLTIKDNNEPTVDAKLYLWVERDHQAELFYHILHSDSDSEQTADDTVPDYSNSFVKASDIKITGGVKLTSLNSAKDAQADNVVATDANKQELRQLFAKGQQNLADTYTDAILRQNYDNALTIAASVIRSTTASLGEVKEATWLLKTTEDQLSELYFEPWS
- a CDS encoding SLAP domain-containing protein, which codes for MKKRNYHFSAKIIAGLALIIIGYQSTQQITAADELSIADEISAANPVAQKPGQEVTIPTNTNLTGDTTYAKLSIANWQSMPNGTELSWSRKPSTLYNGLSQGTITVTLPDGTTKSVSVTVNIAGTKQVKLHRDSYLYDKKGRQINDLQLKKGSIANVLQTKKINGHNYYELDDNHFLPVTPLKKVTKQIKITKSYKRVMHSTYLYDEKGHRTNGLILKAGSRVKIHKIAEDNNIHIAAGRFFYLIGKKLYVPVRNVTGLETEWQDKAIPVYNYHGKRVGQIKAHTPYHTYGDSIQVRGKSYYIVGKGKLIKNSIQR
- a CDS encoding amino acid ABC transporter ATP-binding protein — translated: MTQTSDTILSLKHIQKSFGNHQVLKDISFNINKGEIATIIGPSGGGKSTTLRCINMLEEPSAGEIDFHGKNVLAPGYNRNIYRAKVGMVFQQFDLFENKDVLANCMVGQELVLKRSKEEARKVAISNLKKVGMAEYINARPKQLSGGQQQRVAIARAISMDPEILLFDEPTSALDPEMVGEVLSVMKDLATTGLTMIIVTHEMAFARDVSDQVFFISDGVITEQGSPDQLLNHPQNEKTVKFLRNFQNN
- a CDS encoding ABC transporter substrate-binding protein/permease, translating into MKSKNKWLSAFIAVLLSLTIGFSFNYRQAAAKDNDVLKVAMEANYQPYNWTQTNNANGAVPIDGSHTFANGYDVKIAKIIGQKLHRKVVVVKTEWDGLLPALTSGKADLIIAGMSPTAEREKAINFSNPYRRSTFVVITKVGSKYATAKKLSDFKGAKLTAQQGTFHYQLIKQLTGAKRQPAMRDFAAMRQSLISGTIDGYVAEDTEATSFKLVDPDIKAIPVSKMAGFHATKEESVTSIGIAKPNKQLLKQVNQVLATISNAQRVKLMNTAVKQQPKTDNSKSKTGKPENWFVSMWKQYGGMIISGIGMTLLLASVGTIAGFFIGLVVGIIRTIPTPTTRGKRWGLKFIDWLLSVYIEIFRGTPMMVQAAVIYYGIAQFWHLNIDRTAAALVIVSINTGAYLAEIIRGGIISTPEGQFEAASALGMTHNQRMWHIILPQAIRNCLPSITNEFIVNIKDTSVLSIISVSELFFVGTTIASQTFKFFPTYLTISVIYLVLTFTITRIFNLIEKHLEGSKNYNLMANQVQVGPTEKTEVNK